A single genomic interval of Lathyrus oleraceus cultivar Zhongwan6 chromosome 7, CAAS_Psat_ZW6_1.0, whole genome shotgun sequence harbors:
- the LOC127106364 gene encoding F-box/LRR-repeat protein At1g67190 has translation MEQLPVEVIGNILSHLKAARDVVIASATCKKWRFACCKHLHTLSFSSNDWPVYRDLTTARLEILITQTILQISGLQSLSILMEDVDEFSASAVIAWLMYTRETLRELFYNVKTMPNVNILEICGRHKLEILDLSPNSIVGVEPNYQRFPCLKSLSLSYVTISALDLNLLVSACPRIEALELVNPEIAMSDGQVTVELSSSTLKSVYVEAISLDKFVLEADGIECLYLKDCALEDFELIGKGTLKSFRIDDVSVIHLDIGEIVENLESVDISNFTIIWPKFYQMISRSSNLKRLRLWDVMFDDEDEVVDLETIATCFPQLSHLSLSYDVRDGVLHYGLLGSSDLENVVVLELGWSVINDLFSQWVEGLLKRCPILKKLVIHGIVSEAKTDEECKMLANFTTSMIELMRRYTDVDPHFKFE, from the coding sequence ATGGAGCAGCTTCCTGTTGAAGTGATTGGGAACATACTGTCCCATCTCAAGGCTGCTAGAGATGTGGTTATAGCCTCAGCAACATGCAAGAAATGGAGATTTGCATGCTGCAAACATCTTCACACACTCTCTTTCAGCTCTAATGATTGGCCGGTTTACCGTGATTTGACGACTGCCCGTCTTGAGATTTTGATCACGCAGACGATATTACAGATATCGGGGTTGCAGTCGCTTTCCATTTTGATGGAAGATGTCGATGAATTCTCGGCTTCTGCTGTTATTGCTTGGCTTATGTACACCAGGGAAACTCTGCGGGAGTTGTTTTATAATGTGAAGACTATGCCGAATGTTAACATTCTTGAGATATGTGGTAGGCATAAGCTGGAAATCCTTGACTTGTCTCCTAATTCTATTGTTGGGGTTGAGCCGAATTATCAGAGGTTCCCTTGTTTGAAATCGCTTTCGTTGAGTTATGTTACTATATCTGCGTTGGATTTGAATCTTTTGGTGTCTGCTTGTCCGAGGATTGAAGCTTTGGAGCTTGTGAATCCGGAGATCGCGATGTCGGATGGTCAAGTGACCGTTGAGTTGAGTAGCTCGACGCTGAAGAGTGTTTATGTAGAAGCAATCAGTTTGGACAAGTTTGTATTGGAGGCGGATGGGATTGAGTGTTTGTACTTGAAAGATTGTGCTCTCGAGGATTTTGAACTCATTGGAAAGGGGACGTTGAAGAGTTTTAGGATCGACGATGTTAGCGTTATACATCTTGATATTGGCGAGATTGTTGAGAATCTTGAGAGTGTGGATATCAGCAACTTCACGATTATATGGCCAAAGTTTTACCAGATGATATCGAGATCGTCAAATTTAAAGCGGCTTAGGCTTTGGGATGTGATGTTTGATGACGAGGACGAGGTTGTGGATTTGGAAACAATTGCCACTTGCTTTCCACAGCTGAGTCATTTATCTCTGAGTTATGATGTGAGAGATGGAGTGCTTCACTACGGGTTACTAGGCTCTTCTGATCTGGAGAATGTTGTTGTCTTGGAGCTCGGCTGGAGCGTGATTAATGATCTTTTCTCCCAGTGGGTTGAAGGGCTGCTTAAGCGTTGCCCAATTCTCAAGAAGCTAGTCATTCATGGTATTGTTTCCGAGGCCAAGACTGATGAAGAATGCAAGATGTTAGCCAATTTCACGACTTCCATGATTGAGCTGATGAGGAGATACACAGATGTAGATCCACATTTTAAATTTGAATAG
- the LOC127106365 gene encoding uncharacterized protein LOC127106365, with product MASDKNIRCHHCAGPLSKEMETSKWTVAPLIRDSFSMIGSAVGGTTSAFYGFHHVMPVVHRWVKGPMWVHFLVGTPPVIVFSSVCAGLAGGAVPALAQLVSSSYHAAQSSPPSEDDKIQKSRTSSTL from the exons ATGGCTTCTGATAAAAACATTCGATGCCATCATTGCGCAGGTCCCCTTTCAAAAGAGATG GAAACCAGTAAGTGGACCGTTGCACCTCTTATTAGGGATAGCTTTTCTATG ATTGGTTCTGCTGTTGGTGGCACCACAAGTGCATTCTATGGATTCCATCATG TTATGCCAGTTGTCCATAGATGGGTAAAAGGACCGATGTGGGTACATTTTCTCGTTGGT ACACCACCTGTGATAGTATTCTCCTCAGTATGCGCAGGACTGGCAG GTGGGGCTGTTCCTGCTTTAGCACAACTTGTTTCTTCATCTTACCACGCAGCACAATCATCACCTCCTTCAGAGGATGATAAGATTCAGAAGTCAAGAACTTCATCCACTCTCTAA
- the LOC127106363 gene encoding transmembrane 9 superfamily member 5, whose protein sequence is MAKLHHLILLLLLFATLQSSSPFVSASPSNHIYNVGQNVPFFVNKLGPFNNPGETYQYYQLPFCKPDPIVKKKESLGEVLNGDRLTNGLYEFKFREDKIDETLCQKKLTIDEIGTFKQAINSEFYFQFYLDDLPFWGFIGKLEDESLIHSGGGSNYYLFTHVQFDVLYNGNRVIEVKAFGDPNRAVDITKDVDIDNVKFSYSVIWNTTELHFENRMERYSRASLLPLYRQVHWFSYINSVVIILLLVGLLALLYSRHLKSDIKKYSSANEEDREVGWKSIHGDVFKHPPNSSLLFAVVGTGTQLLILLCVILFLAFIGTLYPYNRGGLSNCLVFLFTLSSVFAGYSTASFHGKFAEDGWERCVGLAGILYIGPVFVTVSILNIIAISYRVTAGLPLGSILVILSLFVFVAIPLLAFGGLIGHRLRSKFQVPSATKRYPKEIQQLPWYRRTPFQMFIGGFVPFSAIVLQLHQVYASTWGYKIYTLPGILVATLITVVVIIMLVNIGLTYIQLSEEDHDWWWRSVLCGGSPAIFMFAYCIYFYARSTMSGFLQLSFFIGYNACICYAFFLIFGAISFRVSLLFVRHIYHNVKRE, encoded by the exons ATGGCTAAACTCCATCACCTCATTCTCCTTCTTCTCCTCTTCGCTACTCTTCAATCTTCTTCTCCCTTCGTTTCTGCTTCACCCTCAAATCACATCTACAACGTTGGACAAAATGTCCCATTTTTCGTCAACAAACTAGGACCCTTCAACAATCCCGG TGAAACATATCAATACTATCAATTACCATTCTGCAAACCAG ACCCAATTGTGAAAAAGAAAGAGTCTCTTGGTGAAGTTCTCAATGGTGATCGTTTGACAAATGGGTTGTATGAGTTCAAGTTCAGGGAAGACAAGATTGATGAAACATTGTGTCAAAAGAAGCTTACAATTGATGAAATTGGAACCTTTAAGCAAGCGATAAATAGTGAATTTTACTTTCAGTTTTATTTGGATGATCTTCCATTTTGGGGGTTCATTGGGAAGCTTGAAGATGAAAGCTTGATTCATAGTGGGGGAGGATCAAATTATTACCTTTTTACACATGTTCAATTTGATGTTCTTTACAACGGGAACCGAGTCATAGAAGTAAAAGCGTTTGGTGATCCGAATCGAGCTGTAGATATAACCAAAGATGTTGACATTGATAATGTTAAGTTCAGTTATTCTGTTATCTGGAATACCACTGAACTACATTTTGAGAATAGGATGGAGAGATACTCGAGAGCTTCGTTGCTGCCTTTGTATCGTCAAGTTCATTGGTTCTCTTACATTAACTCCGTTGTCATCATTTTGCTTTTGGTTGGTTTGCTTGCCCTGCTTTATTCAAGACACTTGAAGAGTGATATAAAAAA GTATTCTAGTGCAAACGAAGAAGATAGGGAGGTTGGTTGGAAGTCAATCCATGGCGATGTATTCAAACATCCTCCAAACTCGTCCTTATTGTTTGCTGTCGTGGGAACGGGTACCCAATTGCTAATCTT GCTTTGTGTCATACTGTTCCTAGCATTTATCGGTACCCTCTATCCATACAATCGTGGCGGACTCTCGAATTGTCTTGTCTTTTTATTCACTCTTTCATCTGTTTTTGCTGGTTACTCAACAGCATCCTTCCATGGCAAATTTGCTGAAGATGGATGG GAGAGGTGTGTTGGTCTAGCGGGAATTCTTTACATTGGACCAGTGTTTGTTACGGTCTCAATCCTCAACATTATTGCAATATCTTACAGGGTTACGGCAGGACTCCCATTGGGCTCCATTCTCGTGATTCTTAGTTTATTCGTATTTGTTGCAATCCCATTGCTTGCATTTGGAGGATTGATCGGACACCGTCTTAGGTCAAAGTTTCAAGTCCCCTCTGCTACAAAGAGATATCCTAAAGAGATTCAACAGCTTCCTTGGTACAGGAGAACACCGTTTCAAATGTTTATTGGAGGTTTTGTGCCGTTTAGTGCAATAGTCCTGCAATTACATCAGGTGTATGCTAGTACGTGGGGATACAAAATATACACTCTTCCTGGCATTTTGGTTGCCACACTCATCACCGTCGTCGTGATTATTATGCTCGTAAACATTGGCTTGACATACATTCAACTATCCGAGGAAGACCATGATTGGTGGTGGAG ATCTGTGCTCTGTGGTGGTTCACCAGCCATTTTCATGTTTGCATATTGTATCTACTTCTATGCAAGATCAACAATGAGTGGATTCTTACAACTATCTTTCTTCATTGGCTACAATGCATGCATATGCTATGCTTTCTTCTTGATATTTGGTGCCATCAGTTTCCGAGTTTCGTTGCTTTTTGTTCGCCATATATACCACAATGTTAAAAGGGAGTGA